A section of the Schistosoma haematobium chromosome ZW, whole genome shotgun sequence genome encodes:
- the NDUFA7 gene encoding NADH dehydrogenase [ubiquinone] 1 alpha subcomplex subunit 7 (EggNog:ENOG410VIC7~COG:C) → MSIKGGDRLTYFMAHVRDFLIGREYNNSLRYAEQCSKRTQPPAYLPNGINDKISHNDYFARDGRRGVKKPVDIYASGLKRLEAGSESKHPYALSKSVGVVPGQKFNWDKPVELE, encoded by the exons ATGTCGATCAAAGGTGGGGATCGGTTGACTTATTTTATGGCTCATGTCCGGGACTTCCTTATTGGAAGGGAATATAATAATTCTCTTAGATATGCTGAACAATGCTCTAAACGGACTCAACCACCTGCTTATCTTCCCAATGGCATAAATGACAAGATATCACATAATGATTACTTTGCTCGAGATGGGCGACGCGGAGTTAAGAAACCTGTTGATATTTATGCTTCTGGCCTGAAAAGGCTTGAAGCTGGGTCAGA GTCTAAACATCCATATGCTCTATCCAAGTCGGTTGGTGTCGTCCCGGGACAAAAGTTTAACTGGGACAAACCAGTAGAATTGGAATGA